In the Sus scrofa isolate TJ Tabasco breed Duroc chromosome 6, Sscrofa11.1, whole genome shotgun sequence genome, one interval contains:
- the C6H1orf158 gene encoding LOW QUALITY PROTEIN: uncharacterized protein C1orf158 homolog (The sequence of the model RefSeq protein was modified relative to this genomic sequence to represent the inferred CDS: inserted 1 base in 1 codon) has translation MQYFMAVNPQSFSTPSWKVETKYSTRVLTGNWVEERRKFTKATEKXPQSIYRKEYVPFPGHRPDQISRWYSKRRVEGLPYKHLITHHQEPSHHHLISTYDDHYNRHNYNPGLPLLRTWNKHKLLWLPEKADFPLLAPPTNYGLYERLKQRWLPPPEATLRESMYTCSYPRPPSGAMSRREHAIPVPPPRLQPVPRF, from the exons ATGCAGTATTTCATGGCAGTAAACCCTCAGTCATTCTCCACTCCAAGCTGGAAGGTTGAGACCAAGTATTCGACCAGAGTGCTCACTGGAAACTgggtggaggagaggaggaag TTCACTAAAGCCACTGAGA ACCCCCAGAGCATTTACAGAAAAGAGTACGTTCCCTTCCCAGGCCACAGACCCGACCAGATCTCCAGGTGGTACAGCAAGAGGAGAGTTGAG GGGCTCCCGTACAAACACCTGATCACCCACCACCAGGAGCCCTCGCACCACCATCTGATCAGCACCTATGATGACCATTACAACCGGCACAACTATAACCCGGGCCTACCCCTCCTCCGCACGTGGAATAAAcataagttgctgtggctcccaGAGAAAGCCGACTTCCCCCTGCTTG CTCCGCCTACAAACTACGGACTCTATGAGCGCTTGAAGCAGCGATGGCTCCCACCACCCGAGGCCACCCTGAGGGAAAGCATGTACACTTGCTCCTACCCCAGACCACCGTCAGGTGCTATGTCCCGGCGGGAGCATGCGATTCCGGTGCCTCCCCCTCGCCTGCAGCCGGTCCCACGCTTCTGA